A segment of the Jatrophihabitans endophyticus genome:
GCCATGCCGACGGGCACCGTCGCCACCGTGAAGATCGCGGTGTTGAGCAGCGACTGCCAGAACACGCCGTCGGCGAAGAGGTCCGCGTAGTTGTTGACGCCGAGGAACTGCGATCCGCCGAGGGGATCGAGTCGCTGGAAGCTGTAGTACAGCGACATCGCGAGCGGTACGAGCAGGAACAGCGCGACCAGCACGATGTTGGGCAGCAGGAAGAACGCCGCGGCCGAGCCGTGCGCGCGACCGACCAGACCGCGCCCGCGTCGCGACCGCGCAGGCGGCAGCATCGCCTGCGCCGCGGGTGGCACGCCCGCGTCGGAGTTGTCGAAGTCGAGCACGTGCCCCTGGGTCGTCATCGCCCGGTCACCTCGTTCGTCCGTCAGAGCGCCTGGTCGACCTTCGTCGCGATGCCGCCGAGCGTGGCCGCGGTCGACTGGCCGTGGAACGCCTGTTCGAGCTGGTCCTGCAGCACGGTGTTGATCGTGGCGAAGGACGAGATCGTGGACTCCTTCACCACCGTGTCGGTGATGGTCGTCGCCTGCTCGGCGCACACCTTCACGACGTCGGGGCGGTAGGCGTACTGCAACGAGCTGTCGGCGAGCGATTTCAGGGTCGGGAGCTCGACGGCCTGCTCGCAGAAGTACTTCATGATCTCCTCGCTGGCGAGGAAACGCAGGAACGCGCCGGCCAGGTCGGGGTTCTTCGTCGTCTTCAACGCGACGATGGCGTTGCCGCCGAGGTCGGAGGCCGCGCCGGTGTCGCGTGGCATGTACGTGGCGCCCCAGTCGCCACCCTTGTAACCGGTCTTCGGCGCGGCGAGCTCGGGAACGAGGAAGTCCCCGACGAACGTCATCGGCACCGTCTGGTTGAGGAAGAAGTTGTCGGAGTACACGCTCGTCTTGATGGTGTTGTTCGCCGGCACCCACTTCTTATCGAAAAAGCTCTTGGTGAAGTCGAGCGCCTTGGTGCCGGCGCTGCTGGGCAGCGCGCACTTGCCGAGATCGGGGCTGAGCAGCGTGCCGCCGGCCTGGTACAGCCAGGACAGCCAGCGGAAGGCGCCGGCCTGCGTCCAGTCGTAGGCGAAGGGGAACTTGTTGGCCGGCAGCGACGACCGCAGCTTGGTGCAGACCGCCGAGAACTCGTCCCACGTCCAGGCGCTCTGCAGCGAGTCGGGCACCGAGGTGATGCCGGCGTCGGCGAACGCCTTCTTGCTGTAGACGACGCACGTCGTGTCGGTCTGGTGCGGGATGCCGTAGGGCGTGCCGTCGTACGTGATCGCCTTCCACAGCGCGGGCAGGAACTCGGCGATCTCGGCGTCGCTGAAGTAGGGCGAGACGTCGAGCAGCGCGCCGGCCTTGGAGTACTTGCCGATGGTGGTGTAGTCGACCCGGAAGATGTCGGGGGCGTTGCCGGACTGGATGCCGCGGTCGATGCCGGAGAAGAAGCTGTCGTACGGCGCGATCTTGAGCTTGATCGTGGCGCCCGGGTTCGCGGCCTCGAACTTCTGTTTCGCGTACGTGAACCCCGCGGTCTCGCCGGTGCTGCCGCCCCAGAACGCGAACGTCAGCGTGCCGCTCACCTTGCCCAGCGTGGCCTTGGCCCCGTTCGAGCCGCTCTTGGGCTTCGCCGCGGCGCTCGCCGTGTCGTCCGAGCCGCTGTGGACCGAGCTGCAGGCCCCCAGTCCGAGCAGGGCGGCGCTGCCGAGCGCACCGGAGAGGAAGTGGCGACGGGTGACGGTCATCTGGACTCCCGGAGGTCGAGAAGGCGTGGCGGGAGCCTGGCACTCGACACGGCGCTCGGTCAATAGTGAGCCACGATGTGCTTGCTTTTGATCGTTCACGGTCGATCTTGGTTGACCCTCCTGGGCCGACGGTCGTAGGGTCCCGCCGACGGCGCGACCGGCGGCGCCGAGGCGGGAGGGCGACGACGTGAGCGAGACCGGGCCGTACGACCTGCTCGTCCTCGCCGAGCTCAACGCCGACGTGGTCGTGGCGTGCGACGGCCCGGTCCGGTTCGGCCAGGTCGAGCAGCTCGTCGACCACGCGACGATCACGCTGGGCAGCTCCGGCGCCATCACGGCCGCCGCCGCGAGCGCCCTCGGGCTGCGGGTGGCGCTGTGCGCGGTCGTCGGCGACGACGAGCCGGGCCGCGCGGCGGTCGACCTGCTGGCCGCCACCGGGGTCGACGCCACCGCCGTCGTCCGCCGGCCCGGCCGCCGCACCGGCATGACCGTGGTGCTCACCCGCCCCGACGGCGACCGCGCGCTGCTCACCTTCGCCGGCACCATGGCCGACCTCGGGGCCGCGGACGTCCCGGGCGACCTGCTCGCCGCTGCCCGGCACGTGCACGTCAGCTCGGTCTACCTGCAGTCGGCGCTGCGCCCCGGCCTGCCCGACCTGCTGGCTCGCGCCCGCAGCGGCGGCGCCACGACGTCGCTCGACCCCGGTTGGGACCCGCAGGAGCGCTGGGACGCCGTGCACCCCGTCCTGCCGCACCTCGACGTCGTGCTGCCGAACGCGGCCGAGTGCGTCGCCATCGCCCACTCGCTGCACGCGGCGGCGGGAGGCGACGGCCCGCCGCCGGTCGACCCGGTGGTCGCCGCCGCGACGCTGCAAGCCCACGGCCCGGCGGTCGCGCTCAAGCTCGGCGCGGCCGGTGCCGCGCTGGTGTCCGCCCGCGGGCTGCACCGCGTGGCCGGGCGGCCGGTCACCCCGCTCGACACCACGGGCGCCGGCGACAACTTCGACGCCGGGTTCCTGTCGGCCCGGCTGGCCGGGCACGCGGACGCCGAAGCCCTCGCGCGCGCCGTCGCGTGCGGCACGCTCTCGCTCGCCGGCTGGGGCGGCACCGGCGCGCTGCCGTCGGCCGCCGAGGCCGACGCCCTGGCCGCCGACCTCGCTCCCGACATCATCACCGAGATCGCCCGAGCACCACAGGAGAACCGTCGATGACGACGACCGATCAGCACCCGCTGCCCGCCACGCGCACCCGCGCGGAGGTCGAGAGCCAACCCGCCATCTGGACGCGCGTGCTCGCCGAATCGCTGCGGACGTCCGCCGTGCTGCCCACGGCGGGGACGCCGGTGCTGTTCGTGGGCTGCGGGACGTCCTACTACGTCGGCGAGTCCTACGCCCGGCTGCGCAACGACGCCGGGCTCGGCCGTACGCGTGCGGCCATCGCCTCGGAGATCCCCTACCTCGACCCGGCCGAGACCCTCGTCGTGCTCTCGCGCTCGGGCACCACCACCGACGTGCTGCGCGTCGTGGAGCAGCTGCGCGGCTCGACGTCGGTGATCGGGGTCGTGGGCGAGGCCGGCACGCCCGTCGCCGAGGCCTGCGACCGGACGCTGCTGCTCGACTACGCCGACGAGACGTCCATCGTGCAGACCCGCTTCGCGACCTCGGCCCTGCTGCTGCTGCGGGCCTCGCTCGTCGGCGCCGCCGGCGACGCCGGCGACGCCGCCCTTTCCGAGCTGCCCGCGCAGGCCGGCGCCGCGCTGGTGCTGCCGCTGCCAGACCCGCTCCCCCGCCACGTCGTCTTCCTCGGCGCCGGCTGGACGATCGGTCTGGCCCACGAGGCCGCGCTCAAGTGCCGCGAGGCCGCGGGCGCGTGGACCGAGTCGTACGCGCTGATGGAGTACCAGCACGGCCCGATCGCCGTGGCCGGGCCGGGCACCCTGGTGTGGTCCTTCGGCCCGGTCCCCGAGTTCGTCGCCGATCCCGTCCGCGCGACG
Coding sequences within it:
- a CDS encoding ABC transporter substrate-binding protein, translated to MTVTRRHFLSGALGSAALLGLGACSSVHSGSDDTASAAAKPKSGSNGAKATLGKVSGTLTFAFWGGSTGETAGFTYAKQKFEAANPGATIKLKIAPYDSFFSGIDRGIQSGNAPDIFRVDYTTIGKYSKAGALLDVSPYFSDAEIAEFLPALWKAITYDGTPYGIPHQTDTTCVVYSKKAFADAGITSVPDSLQSAWTWDEFSAVCTKLRSSLPANKFPFAYDWTQAGAFRWLSWLYQAGGTLLSPDLGKCALPSSAGTKALDFTKSFFDKKWVPANNTIKTSVYSDNFFLNQTVPMTFVGDFLVPELAAPKTGYKGGDWGATYMPRDTGAASDLGGNAIVALKTTKNPDLAGAFLRFLASEEIMKYFCEQAVELPTLKSLADSSLQYAYRPDVVKVCAEQATTITDTVVKESTISSFATINTVLQDQLEQAFHGQSTAATLGGIATKVDQAL
- a CDS encoding SIS domain-containing protein — protein: MTTTDQHPLPATRTRAEVESQPAIWTRVLAESLRTSAVLPTAGTPVLFVGCGTSYYVGESYARLRNDAGLGRTRAAIASEIPYLDPAETLVVLSRSGTTTDVLRVVEQLRGSTSVIGVVGEAGTPVAEACDRTLLLDYADETSIVQTRFATSALLLLRASLVGAAGDAGDAALSELPAQAGAALVLPLPDPLPRHVVFLGAGWTIGLAHEAALKCREAAGAWTESYALMEYQHGPIAVAGPGTLVWSFGPVPEFVADPVRATGATLVAPELDPLAQLPAVHRLALALAAAAGRDPDRPHHLSRSVQLD
- a CDS encoding carbohydrate kinase family protein, which encodes MSETGPYDLLVLAELNADVVVACDGPVRFGQVEQLVDHATITLGSSGAITAAAASALGLRVALCAVVGDDEPGRAAVDLLAATGVDATAVVRRPGRRTGMTVVLTRPDGDRALLTFAGTMADLGAADVPGDLLAAARHVHVSSVYLQSALRPGLPDLLARARSGGATTSLDPGWDPQERWDAVHPVLPHLDVVLPNAAECVAIAHSLHAAAGGDGPPPVDPVVAAATLQAHGPAVALKLGAAGAALVSARGLHRVAGRPVTPLDTTGAGDNFDAGFLSARLAGHADAEALARAVACGTLSLAGWGGTGALPSAAEADALAADLAPDIITEIARAPQENRR